A genomic region of Methanobacterium sp. SMA-27 contains the following coding sequences:
- a CDS encoding type II secretion system F family protein, whose translation MVFEGLKNFFNRIGGMTVDSTKKVGEGVSVPVDKLSQIRTRTGKVGQGLKRTSSSKSTVKRTSPRVIEKMRMDKDEIEIFKELIDKKYDRGLKPAKEKKVKKDVYQKASLEELLKEDEKQGLEPRMIIVMGGISFVVVFMLMIILGFGIIIGAAFGLIILMMSLVIVYLPNIKKGSRSNEASRELPFALRQMATELRAGIGMHDSMRSVALSGYGALSEEFARALEEIKYGETTEKALVDMSDRINSEGLRRAVYQITRTLSSGGDLAKTLNVIAEDTAYELRMKLKDYAQKLNSFTMLYMFIAILAPVITMIMLIAASTVMGALIPPILLIIMYLFLFPMIVGFLAFMIKRLEPQV comes from the coding sequence ATGGTTTTTGAAGGTCTCAAAAATTTCTTCAATAGAATAGGTGGAATGACCGTAGATTCAACTAAGAAGGTTGGCGAAGGAGTATCTGTACCAGTTGATAAACTGAGTCAAATTAGAACCAGAACCGGTAAAGTTGGTCAAGGATTAAAAAGGACCTCATCTAGTAAAAGTACTGTTAAAAGAACATCACCTCGTGTAATCGAAAAAATGCGTATGGACAAGGATGAGATAGAGATCTTCAAAGAATTAATTGATAAAAAATATGATAGGGGTTTGAAACCGGCCAAGGAAAAGAAGGTTAAAAAAGATGTTTATCAAAAGGCATCTTTAGAAGAACTTCTAAAAGAAGATGAGAAACAGGGCCTAGAACCAAGAATGATCATTGTAATGGGTGGAATTTCATTTGTTGTTGTGTTCATGCTCATGATCATACTCGGATTTGGAATAATTATAGGGGCAGCTTTTGGATTAATAATCCTCATGATGTCTTTAGTTATTGTTTACTTACCCAACATCAAAAAGGGGTCACGTTCAAACGAAGCATCAAGAGAATTACCATTTGCATTGAGACAAATGGCGACAGAACTTCGTGCAGGTATAGGAATGCACGATAGTATGAGGTCTGTTGCTCTCTCAGGTTATGGGGCTCTTTCAGAAGAATTTGCAAGAGCGCTTGAAGAAATAAAATATGGTGAAACAACTGAAAAAGCATTAGTTGACATGAGCGACAGGATAAATTCTGAAGGACTTCGAAGGGCTGTTTATCAGATAACAAGAACGCTTTCAAGCGGAGGAGATCTTGCAAAAACACTTAACGTTATTGCAGAGGACACTGCTTATGAATTAAGGATGAAATTAAAGGATTATGCCCAGAAACTAAATTCATTCACAATGTTATACATGTTTATTGCAATTCTTGCTCCGGTTATAACAATGATCATGTTAATAGCAGCTTCAACTGTAATGGGGGCTTTAATACCTCCTATACTACTTATTATAATGTATTTGTTCCTATTTCCAATGATAGTTGGTTTCTTAGCTTTCATGATTAAGAGATTAGAACCACAAGTATAA
- a CDS encoding CpaF family protein, translated as MKDKRKEILRDLLGEFADDDESKNDSNDIFKQSKEKKEEPIHKAPDKSEDSAFNLDKVMKRPSKRSKSVKKVSDVLKAEIIEEGLIPTYNVSLPKFSENERLIFNEVREKLVEVAVAQGEDFRIDEGSFIGEVKEFLRSKGVRDVDRLATQISQEMLGYGQLDPMIKDDDLEEIMVIGVNRNVFVYHRKIGMMITNVIFDDDSDIKAIIDVIARQVNRRIDQQTPILDARLPDGSRVNATIPPVSADGATLTIRKFRKDPLTIVDLINFKTLSSHLAGFLWVCTDGLGVKPCNAIIAGGTGSGKTTTLNAVTAFTPPRERIITIEDTLELQLPHTHVLRMETRPPNIEGKGELTMDTLVKNSLRQRPDRVIVGEVRGGEAVTLFTALNTGHSGMGTVHSNTARETVTRLVNPPMNVPTIMIPALDFIIMQNRMYRPEGGSIRRVTEVAEIVGMEEGNVQLNRVFEWNNVSDKVEYVGIASQTLRDIAELRGIGITDIEEEIEKRRLLLEYLADNNLRSIEEVGNYINNYYKDPEQILEKIL; from the coding sequence ATGAAAGATAAACGTAAAGAAATCCTCAGAGATCTTCTTGGGGAATTTGCTGATGATGATGAGTCTAAAAACGACTCAAATGACATATTTAAGCAGAGTAAAGAAAAAAAAGAAGAGCCGATACATAAGGCTCCGGATAAAAGTGAAGATTCGGCATTTAATTTAGATAAAGTCATGAAACGGCCTTCTAAACGTTCAAAGTCTGTAAAAAAAGTTTCGGATGTTTTAAAGGCAGAAATTATAGAAGAAGGTTTAATACCCACTTATAATGTGAGTCTTCCTAAGTTTTCTGAAAATGAACGATTGATATTCAACGAAGTTCGTGAAAAACTAGTTGAGGTAGCAGTGGCACAAGGTGAAGATTTTCGAATAGATGAAGGAAGTTTTATAGGGGAAGTAAAGGAATTTTTAAGATCTAAAGGCGTGAGGGATGTTGACAGACTGGCAACCCAAATATCACAGGAAATGCTTGGTTATGGTCAGCTAGATCCAATGATAAAGGATGACGACCTCGAAGAGATAATGGTGATAGGTGTAAATAGAAATGTGTTTGTTTACCACCGAAAGATAGGTATGATGATTACGAATGTTATTTTTGATGATGATTCCGATATCAAGGCAATAATTGATGTTATTGCTAGGCAAGTTAACCGTAGAATAGATCAACAAACGCCTATACTTGATGCTAGGCTCCCTGATGGTTCAAGGGTAAACGCAACAATACCTCCTGTTTCTGCAGATGGTGCAACATTAACTATTAGGAAATTCAGGAAAGACCCATTAACAATTGTAGATTTGATTAATTTCAAAACTTTATCCTCTCATCTTGCTGGTTTTTTATGGGTTTGCACCGATGGACTTGGTGTTAAACCTTGTAATGCTATAATTGCTGGAGGAACTGGTTCAGGTAAAACAACTACTTTAAATGCGGTTACAGCTTTCACACCTCCACGAGAACGTATAATAACAATTGAGGATACTTTAGAGCTTCAACTTCCTCATACTCATGTTTTGAGAATGGAAACCCGCCCACCTAATATTGAAGGGAAGGGAGAATTAACAATGGATACTCTTGTTAAAAATTCATTGAGACAGAGACCAGATAGAGTAATAGTAGGTGAAGTGAGGGGCGGTGAAGCTGTAACTCTTTTTACAGCATTGAACACAGGACACTCAGGTATGGGAACTGTTCACTCAAACACTGCGAGGGAAACTGTTACAAGATTGGTAAACCCTCCAATGAATGTACCAACTATCATGATTCCTGCCCTTGATTTTATTATAATGCAAAACAGGATGTACAGACCAGAAGGCGGCTCAATCAGACGTGTAACTGAGGTTGCAGAAATAGTGGGAATGGAAGAGGGCAATGTTCAGTTAAATAGAGTTTTTGAATGGAATAATGTTTCTGATAAGGTGGAATATGTTGGAATAGCAAGCCAAACCCTGCGAGACATAGCTGAACTTAGGGGAATAGGAATTACTGATATCGAAGAAGAGATCGAAAAAAGGAGACTTTTACTGGAGTATCTGGCAGATAATAACTTAAGATCCATAGAGGAAGTTGGAAATTATATTAACAATTATTATAAAGATCCTGAGCAAATTCTCGAAAAGATATTATAA
- a CDS encoding response regulator — MNNTKILIVEDESIVAKDLKQRLENMGYFVLGIVSNGKDAISKSNEMQPNIIVMDIILKGDLDGIKTAQIIRKLHDIPFIYLTAYYDNEILERASMTNPYGYITKPFDDIGLYTSIQMALYKFEREKKLKNGSKLLKFIKRTIKKIKNIAA; from the coding sequence ATGAATAATACAAAAATTTTAATTGTAGAAGATGAATCCATAGTTGCTAAAGATTTAAAGCAACGATTAGAAAATATGGGTTATTTTGTACTTGGAATTGTATCTAATGGAAAAGATGCAATATCAAAATCAAATGAAATGCAACCTAATATAATAGTAATGGATATTATATTAAAAGGGGATTTAGATGGAATAAAAACAGCCCAGATAATAAGAAAACTCCATGATATACCTTTTATATATCTTACAGCCTATTATGATAATGAGATATTAGAAAGAGCATCAATGACCAACCCATATGGTTATATAACAAAGCCATTCGATGATATTGGGTTATATACTTCCATACAGATGGCATTATACAAATTTGAAAGGGAGAAAAAATTGAAAAACGGTTCTAAACTGTTGAAATTCATAAAAAGAACCATAAAAAAAATAAAAAATATTGCAGCATGA
- a CDS encoding 50S ribosomal protein L11 methyltransferase, which yields MNMDCICGAGCVKDSATILKQIKNKYPACVHCKNPHLKKFKPLKDQIEFKRLNENFGLCTCGKRHLDVVMAHILKIMIHEGIRDENSTLRNTCTPLITPAYPTKSPPYLMENSMVILTDKITKNCADKIINEIPEVKGILYGDIRQTVGLKDSDSEPNVYKLLAGCDMRCDVVFTPYGELCIYRNQAEIHVEFSKPVSPKVEILKPFLDKYKNPSILDCTCGPGTLGITCLKAGAKRVVFNDIWYPAIKMTLLNLQVNGYDTDSFDVNKGLIGSGENFQVYCQDIKKLEESLQEKFDICIIDTFPGVDTENFINSVKGFCKEVIVIS from the coding sequence ATGAACATGGACTGCATATGTGGAGCTGGGTGTGTCAAAGATTCCGCAACTATATTAAAACAAATTAAGAATAAATACCCAGCTTGTGTACATTGTAAAAATCCACATCTTAAAAAATTCAAACCACTTAAAGATCAAATAGAATTTAAACGATTGAATGAAAATTTTGGATTGTGTACTTGTGGAAAAAGACATTTAGATGTTGTTATGGCACATATACTAAAAATCATGATTCACGAGGGCATAAGAGATGAAAACTCCACTTTAAGAAATACATGCACACCCTTAATAACTCCAGCATATCCAACAAAATCCCCACCTTATCTTATGGAAAATTCAATGGTCATATTAACAGATAAAATAACAAAAAATTGTGCTGATAAAATAATAAATGAAATACCCGAAGTGAAAGGTATTTTATATGGAGATATACGGCAAACAGTTGGATTAAAAGATTCAGATTCTGAGCCTAATGTATATAAACTCCTTGCAGGGTGTGACATGAGATGTGATGTGGTTTTTACACCATATGGCGAATTATGTATCTATCGAAACCAAGCTGAAATTCATGTTGAGTTTTCTAAACCAGTATCACCCAAAGTTGAGATATTAAAACCGTTCTTAGACAAATATAAAAACCCAAGCATTCTTGATTGTACTTGTGGTCCTGGAACACTTGGAATAACATGTTTAAAAGCAGGTGCAAAAAGAGTTGTATTCAATGATATTTGGTATCCTGCAATAAAAATGACTTTACTGAATCTCCAAGTAAATGGATATGATACTGATTCTTTTGATGTTAATAAAGGTTTAATAGGATCAGGTGAAAATTTCCAAGTTTACTGTCAAGATATTAAGAAATTAGAAGAATCACTCCAAGAGAAGTTTGATATATGTATTATTGATACATTTCCTGGTGTTGATACAGAAAATTTCATTAATTCTGTAAAAGGATTTTGCAAAGAGGTTATTGTGATTAGTTAG
- a CDS encoding tripartite tricarboxylate transporter permease: MFDILLACLIGVICGAITGIIPGIHVNTVDAFIFASSTFLLESFSPAFLAVFLLSMSISHSMIDFLPSIFLGVPEEGTVLSILPGHYFILHGRGREAIRLVTIGGFGSLIVTVILLPLFVMCLPPLYGILKPYIYIILILAVVFMIIRLNGDTYSMAWSIFLFIFSGIMGWVMLNTPISSNVSLLTMFTGLFGVSTLIYSLSKNSMVPVQDILLGLKVNKKVIRGIIAGGIAGSILGFLPGMGPAQGSILAQELSGGGDMGNNREGFLVAMSGVNVSDALFSLMAIYLIGNPRSGIAVFIDRMIENFDVNYLLLFVFVSLTAVAISTFLCLKLGDMLIKHINRINYSKLSKLVITFMSVLVFFFALIEHTNLLYILLVYITSISLGLIPHYIGVNKSNLMGVLIVPAIIIYAGL, from the coding sequence ATTTTTGATATATTATTAGCATGTTTAATTGGTGTTATATGTGGTGCAATAACTGGTATCATTCCAGGGATTCATGTTAACACAGTTGACGCCTTTATCTTTGCTTCATCAACCTTTCTATTAGAATCATTTTCACCGGCATTTCTTGCTGTATTCTTACTTTCAATGTCAATTTCACATTCAATGATAGATTTTTTACCTTCTATTTTTTTGGGTGTGCCTGAAGAGGGTACTGTTCTATCAATTTTACCTGGTCATTATTTTATTCTACATGGGAGGGGTAGAGAAGCAATAAGACTAGTGACTATTGGAGGATTTGGTTCGTTGATTGTTACAGTAATTTTACTACCTCTCTTTGTAATGTGTTTACCTCCACTTTATGGCATATTAAAACCTTATATCTATATAATTCTGATATTAGCCGTAGTTTTCATGATAATACGGCTTAATGGAGATACATATTCAATGGCATGGTCAATATTTTTATTTATTTTTTCAGGAATTATGGGATGGGTAATGCTGAACACACCCATATCCTCTAATGTTTCTCTTTTAACAATGTTTACAGGACTTTTTGGGGTTAGTACTTTAATTTATAGTCTATCAAAGAACTCCATGGTACCGGTTCAAGACATTTTATTAGGTTTAAAAGTAAATAAAAAAGTTATTAGGGGAATAATTGCTGGAGGGATAGCAGGTAGTATTCTTGGATTTTTACCGGGAATGGGACCAGCTCAGGGAAGTATTTTGGCACAGGAATTAAGTGGTGGAGGGGATATGGGAAATAATCGAGAGGGGTTTTTGGTAGCAATGAGTGGAGTGAACGTATCCGATGCGTTATTTTCGCTCATGGCAATATATTTAATTGGAAATCCTCGAAGCGGTATCGCAGTATTTATTGATAGAATGATCGAGAATTTTGACGTGAACTACCTCCTCTTATTTGTATTTGTTTCTCTCACTGCAGTAGCAATATCAACCTTTTTATGTCTAAAGCTGGGAGATATGTTAATAAAACATATAAATCGAATAAACTATAGCAAACTTTCAAAACTAGTTATTACTTTTATGAGCGTATTAGTATTTTTTTTCGCACTTATTGAACATACAAATCTTTTGTATATATTACTAGTATATATCACTTCAATTTCTCTGGGTTTAATACCACATTATATTGGAGTTAACAAATCTAATCTAATGGGAGTTCTAATTGTTCCAGCGATTATTATTTATGCGGGGTTATAA
- a CDS encoding elongation factor 1-beta, which yields MGEVVATIKLMPESPEIDLAKVKAGIENSIPENTELHSIEEEPIAFGLVALNVTVVVDDAEGGTEKIEENLSKLEDVASIEVVDVRRLM from the coding sequence ATGGGAGAAGTTGTAGCAACAATCAAGTTAATGCCAGAAAGTCCTGAAATTGATCTGGCTAAAGTTAAGGCAGGAATAGAAAATTCAATACCTGAAAATACAGAACTGCACAGCATTGAAGAAGAACCAATAGCATTTGGGCTTGTTGCCCTTAATGTGACGGTTGTTGTAGATGATGCAGAAGGCGGCACAGAAAAGATAGAAGAAAACCTATCTAAACTCGAAGATGTAGCTAGTATTGAAGTTGTTGATGTAAGAAGGTTAATGTAA
- a CDS encoding zinc finger domain-containing protein — protein sequence MEKIECTSCKQEISPVENYVKFPCPECEKMLYRCQKCRTFGHLYKCECGFKGP from the coding sequence ATGGAGAAAATAGAATGCACATCCTGTAAACAGGAAATATCACCAGTGGAAAACTATGTTAAGTTTCCATGCCCAGAATGCGAGAAAATGCTCTACAGATGCCAGAAATGCAGAACATTCGGACATTTATACAAATGTGAATGTGGCTTTAAAGGACCATAA
- a CDS encoding delta 1-pyrroline-5-carboxylate synthetase: MDWVIKLGGSLFPERAIKLCEAVKDLNNSNQIPIKILIICGGGIFANKIRDYDKNLQFSNTANHKSAILCMDIIGTLLADKVEGFEAVKSIEKAESVIDHGSIPVFIPSDIMEYQDPLEHSWRVSSDSIALYLSDLLKAKLLIATDVDGIYTHDPSQDGAKLIKIIGAKKLLNFGETSVDEFLPELLIRYKSNCYVVNGKYPDRVISIIEGRSSKYTLIGGN; the protein is encoded by the coding sequence ATGGATTGGGTAATTAAATTGGGAGGAAGTTTGTTTCCTGAGAGAGCAATTAAATTATGTGAAGCTGTTAAAGATTTAAATAATTCCAATCAAATTCCTATAAAAATATTAATAATTTGTGGTGGGGGAATATTTGCAAATAAAATAAGAGATTATGACAAAAATCTACAATTTTCAAATACAGCCAACCATAAATCAGCAATATTATGCATGGACATAATAGGAACACTCCTTGCAGACAAGGTTGAAGGGTTTGAAGCTGTAAAATCTATTGAAAAGGCCGAAAGTGTAATTGATCATGGTAGTATACCTGTTTTTATTCCTTCAGACATAATGGAATATCAAGATCCTTTGGAACATAGCTGGAGAGTGAGCTCAGATTCAATTGCACTTTATTTATCAGATCTTCTGAAGGCCAAACTATTAATAGCAACAGATGTAGATGGAATATACACGCATGATCCAAGCCAAGATGGTGCGAAACTTATAAAAATTATAGGTGCAAAAAAACTACTAAATTTTGGTGAAACATCGGTTGATGAATTTTTACCCGAGCTTTTAATCAGATATAAATCTAATTGCTATGTTGTTAACGGCAAATACCCTGATAGGGTAATATCGATTATCGAAGGACGAAGCTCGAAATATACACTCATTGGAGGAAATTAA
- the pth2 gene encoding peptidyl-tRNA hydrolase Pth2: MKQVIVMRADLNMSRGKIAAQACHGCLGAYKKADDRILKKWESEGEKKVVLKVKDLEELFEIYELVKATNMPIYLVYDAGHTEVPRSTITCLGIGPDEDEKIDKITKDLKLLK, from the coding sequence ATGAAACAAGTCATAGTAATGAGAGCAGATCTAAACATGAGCCGGGGTAAAATCGCTGCTCAAGCATGTCATGGTTGTTTGGGTGCGTATAAAAAAGCAGATGACCGTATATTAAAAAAATGGGAATCTGAAGGTGAAAAAAAGGTTGTATTAAAAGTAAAGGATCTTGAAGAATTATTTGAAATATACGAACTTGTAAAAGCCACCAACATGCCAATCTACCTGGTATATGATGCAGGTCACACAGAAGTGCCCAGATCAACCATAACCTGTCTTGGAATAGGTCCTGATGAAGATGAGAAGATTGATAAAATTACAAAGGATCTCAAGCTCCTGAAATAG
- a CDS encoding YcaO-related McrA-glycine thioamidation protein: MLKEVPIKYFGCTHRAIAPEETIKNVETKLRVAGVTRVAEITHLDRVGIPVYSAIRPGAADGAVSIYAGKGATKPQAKASAMMESFERYSAELHDDCRQNFVCGVFEGSDERLDNYLHPGSLILPEVLFDPETVDLEWVTSTNLKDDSDVLIPANAVYHPYTPKNNIKLFQSNTNGLASGNRLEEAVFHGIMEVVERDAWSIFESKRISKPEINCENTENPIIKDILAMFKNAGINVKLVDLTADVKITTIAAVSDDTVLKDPALLTLGVGTHLDPEVAAIRALTEVAQSRATQIHGTREDTIRAVFMRKAGYERMKRINSHWFGESETTVELNSIKNISGKSFGDDIETSKLLLNKCGFRDILYVDLTRKEIEIPVVRVLIPGMELYSVDVDRVGKRLLRS; encoded by the coding sequence ATGTTAAAAGAAGTACCTATAAAATATTTTGGATGCACTCATAGGGCGATAGCTCCGGAAGAGACTATAAAAAATGTTGAAACTAAGTTGAGGGTAGCCGGGGTAACTAGGGTAGCAGAGATTACTCATCTTGACAGAGTTGGAATTCCAGTTTATTCTGCAATAAGACCTGGAGCAGCAGATGGTGCTGTTAGCATATATGCAGGTAAAGGTGCTACTAAACCTCAAGCAAAAGCATCTGCTATGATGGAATCATTTGAAAGATACTCTGCAGAATTACATGATGATTGTAGACAAAATTTTGTTTGTGGTGTCTTTGAAGGCTCAGATGAAAGATTAGATAATTATTTACATCCTGGATCTTTGATTCTCCCCGAAGTTCTCTTTGATCCTGAAACAGTTGATCTTGAATGGGTTACATCAACAAATCTCAAAGATGACTCTGATGTTTTAATACCTGCAAATGCCGTTTATCATCCCTATACTCCAAAAAATAATATTAAACTTTTTCAATCCAATACAAATGGCCTTGCATCGGGTAATAGGTTAGAGGAAGCTGTATTCCATGGAATAATGGAAGTAGTTGAAAGGGATGCATGGAGCATTTTCGAATCTAAACGTATATCAAAACCAGAGATTAACTGTGAAAATACAGAGAATCCAATAATCAAGGATATTTTGGCCATGTTCAAGAATGCCGGAATAAATGTGAAACTTGTTGATTTAACGGCTGATGTAAAGATAACTACTATTGCGGCAGTTTCAGATGACACAGTTCTTAAAGATCCTGCTCTTTTAACATTGGGTGTTGGAACTCATCTTGATCCCGAAGTTGCAGCGATTAGAGCTCTTACTGAGGTTGCACAGAGTAGGGCTACACAAATTCATGGTACACGGGAAGACACTATTAGAGCAGTTTTCATGAGAAAAGCAGGGTACGAAAGGATGAAACGAATAAACAGTCACTGGTTTGGTGAATCAGAAACTACGGTGGAACTAAATAGTATAAAAAATATATCTGGAAAATCCTTTGGAGATGATATTGAAACATCTAAACTCCTCCTGAACAAATGTGGATTTAGAGATATTTTATACGTTGATCTTACCAGAAAAGAGATTGAAATTCCTGTTGTAAGGGTTTTAATTCCCGGAATGGAACTTTACTCAGTTGATGTGGACAGAGTTGGTAAGAGGCTTTTAAGATCTTAA
- a CDS encoding metalloprotease — translation MVSFTAREVRDIIISMLVIAVIFAYLINGRNINENLILLIPSLLVAVGLGFVLHELAHKFVAVRYGFYAEFKMWLEGLIFALFTAFILGFVFVAPGAVYIHGEYISREQNGKISIAGPLVNIALALLFLVLTPFVTKNPTDIMGFIFGTIVVYGFIINSILAAFNLIPLGIFDGAKVLRWNPIIWGITFVVAIILAVKAYFGIY, via the coding sequence ATGGTCAGTTTTACAGCCCGTGAGGTTAGGGACATAATCATCTCAATGTTGGTTATTGCAGTCATATTCGCATACCTCATTAACGGTCGCAATATAAATGAGAATTTGATATTATTGATACCTTCATTACTCGTTGCAGTTGGATTGGGATTCGTGTTACACGAACTTGCTCACAAGTTTGTGGCAGTTAGATATGGATTTTATGCAGAATTTAAAATGTGGTTAGAAGGATTAATTTTTGCCTTATTCACGGCTTTTATATTAGGATTCGTTTTTGTGGCGCCTGGTGCTGTATATATTCATGGGGAGTACATTTCAAGAGAACAGAACGGTAAAATATCCATCGCCGGCCCGTTGGTAAATATTGCACTGGCACTGTTATTCCTGGTTTTAACACCATTTGTAACCAAAAATCCCACAGATATTATGGGATTCATATTTGGAACCATTGTTGTATACGGTTTCATAATAAACAGTATATTAGCAGCGTTTAACCTCATTCCATTGGGTATATTTGACGGTGCTAAGGTTTTAAGATGGAATCCCATTATATGGGGAATCACATTTGTTGTGGCTATAATTTTAGCTGTAAAAGCATATTTCGGTATTTATTAA
- a CDS encoding HIT family protein, whose product MACEYCGKGGYGKLILEKPNWKIFLAPSQRYMGTCVIAIKRHCSNLSELKDVEWIEFSKIVKEMESVLYNIFKPTLFNWSCFKNAAFRVENPHPEVHWHLIPRYEFETEFNGIKFEDPDFGYIPQPIIREIPEEVMEKMVNNIRTYLK is encoded by the coding sequence ATGGCATGTGAATACTGTGGAAAGGGAGGATATGGTAAACTCATATTAGAAAAACCAAATTGGAAAATTTTTCTTGCCCCAAGTCAGAGGTATATGGGAACATGTGTAATTGCAATTAAAAGACATTGTAGTAATTTATCAGAACTTAAAGATGTTGAGTGGATTGAATTTTCCAAAATAGTCAAAGAAATGGAATCTGTGTTATATAATATCTTCAAACCAACACTTTTCAATTGGAGCTGCTTCAAAAATGCAGCATTTAGGGTAGAAAATCCTCATCCAGAAGTTCACTGGCATTTGATTCCCAGATATGAGTTTGAAACTGAATTTAATGGTATTAAATTTGAAGATCCTGACTTTGGATATATTCCCCAACCGATAATAAGGGAAATTCCTGAGGAAGTTATGGAAAAAATGGTAAATAACATAAGAACCTATCTCAAATGA
- a CDS encoding Xaa-Pro peptidase family protein, which yields MNTKLKQVIESMHKENIDSMIVLKPENIRYLTGFRPSSSSILILKDNPVLLASKIDREDASGRSLVNLEVYKEFKDVKNYLEGKIGIENSMNVETYKKLTGDFELETTDIIEISRAVKSKWEVENIEKALQIAEKSLLELKFSGTEVELAAQLEYNMRINDSERSSFETIVASGSRSSLPHGSPTKNEVEYPILIDWGAVYNNYSSDTTRTIIETEKQEEIFNIVLEAQQTAIKSIKPGVKSSEIDNIAREVITEYGYGDAFIHSTGHGVGLEIHEKPSLSKNDEGILEKDMVVTVEPGIYLEGEFGIRIEDMILIKNRATVLNKTKAKLSF from the coding sequence ATGAATACCAAATTGAAACAAGTTATTGAATCAATGCACAAAGAGAATATAGATTCCATGATAGTATTAAAACCTGAGAATATAAGATATTTAACCGGATTCAGACCTTCAAGTTCTTCAATCTTGATATTAAAGGATAATCCTGTTCTTCTGGCATCCAAAATTGATCGGGAAGATGCATCTGGAAGATCATTGGTTAATCTTGAAGTATACAAAGAATTTAAGGATGTAAAGAATTATTTGGAAGGTAAAATTGGAATTGAAAATTCCATGAATGTTGAAACTTATAAAAAACTTACTGGAGATTTTGAACTTGAAACAACAGATATTATAGAAATTTCAAGAGCTGTTAAATCTAAATGGGAAGTTGAAAATATTGAAAAAGCCCTTCAAATAGCTGAAAAATCATTATTGGAATTGAAATTTTCAGGTACGGAAGTGGAGTTAGCTGCTCAGCTTGAATATAATATGAGAATTAATGATTCTGAAAGATCATCTTTTGAAACTATTGTGGCATCCGGATCCCGATCAAGCCTCCCACATGGTTCCCCAACAAAAAATGAAGTTGAATATCCAATATTAATAGATTGGGGTGCGGTTTACAATAATTATTCCTCAGATACAACTAGAACAATTATCGAAACAGAAAAACAGGAGGAAATATTTAACATAGTATTGGAAGCGCAGCAAACTGCGATTAAATCCATAAAACCCGGAGTAAAATCTTCAGAGATAGATAATATTGCCAGAGAGGTTATAACAGAATATGGGTATGGTGATGCTTTTATCCATTCAACAGGTCATGGTGTGGGACTTGAAATTCATGAAAAACCTTCTTTATCAAAAAATGATGAAGGTATACTTGAAAAGGACATGGTGGTCACTGTTGAACCGGGTATTTATCTGGAAGGAGAATTTGGTATTCGAATAGAAGATATGATTCTAATAAAAAATCGTGCCACAGTTTTAAACAAAACTAAAGCAAAGTTAAGCTTTTAA